A stretch of the Hippoglossus hippoglossus isolate fHipHip1 chromosome 1, fHipHip1.pri, whole genome shotgun sequence genome encodes the following:
- the LOC117771870 gene encoding serine/threonine-protein kinase pim-1-like: protein MLLTTVVKQNICVCVVDLEAKYFVLGQLGGGGCGSVFAGFRREDLVPVAIKHIPKENLYCKQVCLNGKKFPTEVAIMLKLTAKKNDSVGTSAPVSILDWYDLGHELIVVMERPVPAIDLSTYIKLKRGSLQEGDAKNIMKQLVDSAIGLEKNGVFHRDIKPENILIEIGQSVPRVRLIDFGLSCLAKKGSFYSVFFGTEKYAPPEYCSSSVYRAGPSTVWQLGTVLYEMLHNQGFMTKRFLSKKLKISSGLGKNLKDFLQLCLEKDPKLRPTLTELQLHPWLK from the exons ATGTTGCTCACAACTGTAgttaaacaaaatatttgtgtctgtgtagtTGACCTTGAGGCCAAATACTTTGTGCTGGGTCAGCTTGGTGGAGGAGGCTGTGGATCAGTGTTCGCTGGCTTCCGCAGAGAAGATCTTGTTCCG GTGGCGATCAAGCACATACCGAAGGAAAATCTTTACTGCAAACAAGTG TGCCTGAATGGAAAGAAGTTCCCTACAGAGGTGGCCATAATGCTGAAACTGACAGCAAAGAAAAATGACTCCGTGGGGACGTCAGCACCAGTATCAATACTGGACTGGTATGACCTGGGCCATGAGTTGATCGTGGTGATGGAGAGACCTGTCCCTGCCATTGACCTCTCCACATATATAAAGCTCAAAAGAGGCTCTCTACAGGAGGGGGATGCCAAG AACATAATGAAGCAGCTGGTGGACTCAGCCATTGGGCTGGAGAAGAACGGAGTCTTTCACCGGGACATCAAACCTGAAAATATCCTGATTGAGATTGGCCAAAGTGTCCCACGGGTTCGCCTCATTGATTTTGGGCTGAGCTGTCTCGCGAAGAAAGGCTCATTTTACAGCGTATTCTTTG GCACGGAAAAGTACGCCCCTCCAGAGTATTGCAGCTCTTCTGTCTACAGGGCTGGTCCAAGCACAGTGTGGCAGCTTGGCACAGTCCTGTATGAGATGCTCCACAATCAGGGATTCATGACCAAACGCTTCCTcagtaaaaaactgaaaatcagcAGCGGACTGGGCAAAA ACCTCAAGGATTTCCTCCAGCTGTGTTTGGAGAAGGACCCTAAGCTGCGTCCCACcctgacagagctgcagcttcacccgTGGCTGAAATGA
- the LOC117769282 gene encoding nuclear speckle splicing regulatory protein 1-like, whose protein sequence is MIVTFSFAGEPCEEVGRLRGRKRKERDDEEGKPEKRKRRRVLDSNEHDSAEADMIRISRKRNFSADGGEVREKKRRVVEMKTLDASGDNPRGEPCEEVGRVRGRKRKERDDEEGKPEKRKRRRVLDSNEHDSAEADMIRISRKRNFSADGGEVREKKRRVVEMKTLDASGDNPRGE, encoded by the exons ATGATAGTGACTTTCTCATTTGCAGGTGAACCCTGTGAGGAGGTTGGCAGGttgagaggaaggaaaaggaaagaaagagatgatgaagagggaaaaccagaaaagaggaagagacggCGTGTCCTTGACTCGAATGAACACGACTCAGCGGAGGCTGATATGATTCGAATAAGCAGGAAGAGAAACTTCTCTGCTGATGGCggggaagtgagagagaaaaagaggagggtTGTTGAGATGAAGACCCTGGATGCCTCAGGAGACAACCCAAGAG GTGAACCCTGTGAGGAGGTTGGCAGggtgagaggaaggaaaaggaaagaaagagatgatgaagagggaaaaccagaaaagaggaagagacgaCGTGTCCTTGACTCGAATGAACACGACTCAGCGGAGGCTGATATGATTCGAATAAGCAGGAAGAGAAACTTCTCTGCTGATGGCggggaagtgagagagaaaaagaggagggtTGTTGAGATGAAGACCCTGGATGCCTCAGGAGACAACCCAAGAGGTGAGTAG